The proteins below come from a single Ahaetulla prasina isolate Xishuangbanna chromosome 16, ASM2864084v1, whole genome shotgun sequence genomic window:
- the TMEM268 gene encoding transmembrane protein 268 isoform X1, producing MICGGNQIKGGEEEGGGGEEEEGLPFSIAYCWDKGKEDTDFWRNDIPNGQVLVVLTAHKPRGSTPIVMNSWEEKLKTSGIEVTEDQWETLIQRAVLEPEMRTYLSYNSRGIRMAIAAIVYVTLWINLYSVLQIFSVGRSWKVSVLVTLIALVAAVAILVIIHRYQRKMNVNTDMRLMAANEAFMKLGFIVGMTNIPDKNCAVPQLWFVHFDVAPCLRSLTDSLATLETNQESALKRSLEDVGLVVEIAILPTWENQLNDSLEETSLLPETKKRGGKNFMARREFLPLVPDGTPETMAQQLLTVFSSYYVRLLVSGQLPEVPAGQHKTISHKPCLCQFVKTRLLGKEFSRSQERWTFC from the exons ATGATTTGTGGTGGAAACCAAATCAAAGGCggtgaagaagaaggaggaggaggagaagaagaagaaggactaCCCTTTAGCATCGCTTATTGTTGGGATAAAGGAAAGGAGGACACGGatttctggagaaacg ACATTCCAAATGGACAGGTTCTTGTGGTGCTGACAGCTCACAAGCCCCGTGGGTCAACTCCCATCGTCATGAATTCTTGGGAAGAGAAACTGAAAACTTCGGGAATAGAG GTGACAGAAGACCAGTGGGAAACTTTGATACAACGAGCTGTGCTGGAGCCAGAAATGAGAACGTACCTATCATACAACTCCAGAGGAATAAGGATGGCCATTGCTGCA ATTGTCTACGTGACTCTTTGGATCAACCTTTATTCCGTCCTGCAAATTTTTTCGGTTGGACGGTCTTGGAAAGTCAGTGTTTTGGTTACCCTTATTGCCTTGGTGGCTGCTGTGGCCATCCTAGTCATAATTCATCGCTATCAAAGAAAG ATGAACGTCAATACAGATATGAGGCTAATGGCTGCCAATGAAGCCTTCATGAAACTTGGATTCATAGTAGGGATGACAAATATTCCGGACAAAAACTGTGCTGTCCCACAG TTGTGGTTTGTTCATTTCGATGTTGCCCCCTGCCTTCGGTCTTTGACGGACTCTCTGGCCACACTGGAGACAAACCAGGAG TCGGCTCTGAAGCGCAGTCTGGAAGACGTGGGCCTTGTCGTCGAGATAGCTATCCTGCCAACTTGGGAAAACCAACTGAACGATTCTCTGGAAGAAACTTCACTGTTgccagagacaaagaagagggGCGGCAAGAATTTCATGGCCCGCCGAGAATTCCTCCCTCTCGTCCCGGATGGAACACCAGAG ACTATGGCCCAACAGCTCTTGACCGTTTTCAGCAGCTATTACGTCAGGCTGTTAGTCAGTGGTCAGCTTCCAGAAGTCCCTGCAGGGCAGCACAAAACTATCAGCCACAAGCCTTGTCTCTGCCAGTTTGTAAAGACGAGACTGCTGGGGAAAGAATTCTCCAGATCCCAAGAAAGGTGGACATTCTGTTAG
- the TMEM268 gene encoding transmembrane protein 268 isoform X2 — protein sequence MICGGNQIKGGEEEGGGGEEEEGLPFSIAYCWDKGKEDTDFWRNDIPNGQVLVVLTAHKPRGSTPIVMNSWEEKLKTSGIEIVYVTLWINLYSVLQIFSVGRSWKVSVLVTLIALVAAVAILVIIHRYQRKMNVNTDMRLMAANEAFMKLGFIVGMTNIPDKNCAVPQLWFVHFDVAPCLRSLTDSLATLETNQESALKRSLEDVGLVVEIAILPTWENQLNDSLEETSLLPETKKRGGKNFMARREFLPLVPDGTPETMAQQLLTVFSSYYVRLLVSGQLPEVPAGQHKTISHKPCLCQFVKTRLLGKEFSRSQERWTFC from the exons ATGATTTGTGGTGGAAACCAAATCAAAGGCggtgaagaagaaggaggaggaggagaagaagaagaaggactaCCCTTTAGCATCGCTTATTGTTGGGATAAAGGAAAGGAGGACACGGatttctggagaaacg ACATTCCAAATGGACAGGTTCTTGTGGTGCTGACAGCTCACAAGCCCCGTGGGTCAACTCCCATCGTCATGAATTCTTGGGAAGAGAAACTGAAAACTTCGGGAATAGAG ATTGTCTACGTGACTCTTTGGATCAACCTTTATTCCGTCCTGCAAATTTTTTCGGTTGGACGGTCTTGGAAAGTCAGTGTTTTGGTTACCCTTATTGCCTTGGTGGCTGCTGTGGCCATCCTAGTCATAATTCATCGCTATCAAAGAAAG ATGAACGTCAATACAGATATGAGGCTAATGGCTGCCAATGAAGCCTTCATGAAACTTGGATTCATAGTAGGGATGACAAATATTCCGGACAAAAACTGTGCTGTCCCACAG TTGTGGTTTGTTCATTTCGATGTTGCCCCCTGCCTTCGGTCTTTGACGGACTCTCTGGCCACACTGGAGACAAACCAGGAG TCGGCTCTGAAGCGCAGTCTGGAAGACGTGGGCCTTGTCGTCGAGATAGCTATCCTGCCAACTTGGGAAAACCAACTGAACGATTCTCTGGAAGAAACTTCACTGTTgccagagacaaagaagagggGCGGCAAGAATTTCATGGCCCGCCGAGAATTCCTCCCTCTCGTCCCGGATGGAACACCAGAG ACTATGGCCCAACAGCTCTTGACCGTTTTCAGCAGCTATTACGTCAGGCTGTTAGTCAGTGGTCAGCTTCCAGAAGTCCCTGCAGGGCAGCACAAAACTATCAGCCACAAGCCTTGTCTCTGCCAGTTTGTAAAGACGAGACTGCTGGGGAAAGAATTCTCCAGATCCCAAGAAAGGTGGACATTCTGTTAG
- the TMEM268 gene encoding transmembrane protein 268 isoform X3 encodes MICGGNQIKGGEEEGGGGEEEEGLPFSIAYCWDKGKEDTDFWRNDIPNGQVLVVLTAHKPRGSTPIVMNSWEEKLKTSGIEVTEDQWETLIQRAVLEPEMRTYLSYNSRGIRMAIAAIVYVTLWINLYSVLQIFSVGRSWKVSVLVTLIALVAAVAILVIIHRYQRKMNVNTDMRLMAANEAFMKLGFIVGMTNIPDKNCAVPQLWFVHFDVAPCLRSLTDSLATLETNQESALKRSLEDVGLVVEIAILPTWENQLNDSLEETSLLPETKKRGGKNFMARREFLPLVPDGTPEY; translated from the exons ATGATTTGTGGTGGAAACCAAATCAAAGGCggtgaagaagaaggaggaggaggagaagaagaagaaggactaCCCTTTAGCATCGCTTATTGTTGGGATAAAGGAAAGGAGGACACGGatttctggagaaacg ACATTCCAAATGGACAGGTTCTTGTGGTGCTGACAGCTCACAAGCCCCGTGGGTCAACTCCCATCGTCATGAATTCTTGGGAAGAGAAACTGAAAACTTCGGGAATAGAG GTGACAGAAGACCAGTGGGAAACTTTGATACAACGAGCTGTGCTGGAGCCAGAAATGAGAACGTACCTATCATACAACTCCAGAGGAATAAGGATGGCCATTGCTGCA ATTGTCTACGTGACTCTTTGGATCAACCTTTATTCCGTCCTGCAAATTTTTTCGGTTGGACGGTCTTGGAAAGTCAGTGTTTTGGTTACCCTTATTGCCTTGGTGGCTGCTGTGGCCATCCTAGTCATAATTCATCGCTATCAAAGAAAG ATGAACGTCAATACAGATATGAGGCTAATGGCTGCCAATGAAGCCTTCATGAAACTTGGATTCATAGTAGGGATGACAAATATTCCGGACAAAAACTGTGCTGTCCCACAG TTGTGGTTTGTTCATTTCGATGTTGCCCCCTGCCTTCGGTCTTTGACGGACTCTCTGGCCACACTGGAGACAAACCAGGAG TCGGCTCTGAAGCGCAGTCTGGAAGACGTGGGCCTTGTCGTCGAGATAGCTATCCTGCCAACTTGGGAAAACCAACTGAACGATTCTCTGGAAGAAACTTCACTGTTgccagagacaaagaagagggGCGGCAAGAATTTCATGGCCCGCCGAGAATTCCTCCCTCTCGTCCCGGATGGAACACCAGAG